GAACTTACACATAGTTGTACTTTGAAGCTTTTTGGATTTTATTTTTCGTAATGAAAAGCCTTATAAATGATTGCAACATTGGTTTTATCCACAAGCATTCATAATATCTATTTCATCGAAGTTTACTTAACATTATCCATAAACATGACAAAAGAGACATTCAGCAAATATAAATAgcataaataaaacacaaacaaacgAACACTGCAATCATTATATGTGTCAGAAATAGCATCCGTAGCCACCTGCACCATGAATATTCACTGACCGAAAACAACGGTAGCGGGATAGAAAATACGGAGTCACGTCAAAAGTTTGAATATCCCCTATCATATGTGAAACATTTATCCCATAACAGCTAACACACTAATGATGCCGTCCGTGTAATTTACAACAAAGTGATTCAAACTTTGCCATTTCGTCTGATTGGTTAAATGATTTTTGTATATAAGCTCGTGTACATAGTCCTTCAAAGGTATTCTtccatcaatgttttttcatggtttacctGGGCcatcaaaagtaaaatttataattaatctaTATTGAATTACTGTACCATTTTTCTGTCGAAATAGCCTAAAACATATGGTGCACACATTTGAATACCTAAAAGTGCGAGTTATACAGTGTGTACCACATTTATCTGCGTTATcttttcatagacagaaaaaaaaatattacgatCAATCCTTTGAATACAAAACCAAATGagaaaatgtacattttgtaaagaacACTCGTCATATTCAATTGTATTATGTATATCATAGCTGATTATCTTTGAAAGCAGATTGCATCTTTAGCCATCAATTGACAATTCGTACACGCCagtaaaattaacggtatcaatgtATTGCTCCAGATTCAGGCGGACACTATTTGTCTCTTCATCAAAGTTTTAGAACAAAACTTTtcgaaaattgaatattttagcCACCGTCGCTAATTCACTGGAATTCTCTGAATTCAggttattaaataaaataactcACAGAATATGCACATGATacttactttttttatttcaacttacGATATGATCTACAGAACTAGAAAACAAACCAAGAAATAATGTATTCATATTTTTGTCGTAAAACAGTTTCTGCTGAAACGAATGAAGCAAATACCAAATGGATAAATTTTAGAAATTGTAAAAGACAGATGATgttattgaaattatattttaactatttaaaaaaagaaggaaatggCATTAAATATCATGATTCAATCCAGAAGCGGGTTGAAGTTGTTCAAGACTCACCAATGGTATGCATACACGATCTAACATTAAAATCTGACTCTTATATGTATTAGTCATTGACGCTTTTAAAATGGtagttgtaaataaaaataacggTTGCTGATTTCATGACTTTTTTCTAAAATGACAGCTCTTAGATTGTTAAAATCATTCGCAGTAGATAGgttttatgttttgttattactgctaacaaaataaaaaatcttttcgaaatttgtgtattttaaagttttacttCAAAAGAGTTCTCGAGATAAATAAAAATCTGCTATGTTATTGTGCTGTACCCAACAAATTAACAAGAATACTAGGAATACAAATTTCTTCTATTGATTGGTTTACATCTAATTGAATTAGGAATAGGAAGTCCTTAACGTATGAAACTTATCTTAGCATGACAAACATTCTTAAAGGATATAGTTTGCCCAGAGAGTATGTTTTAAAGTAGTACAGAAGATAGGGAGAACGCGAGGAACACAATTGTATATACATTTCAATTAATGACTACTACTTTGTTTATGTATAATTAATTGACCTAAAAAATAGAAGCATTGAAAACGATGttaaatttatacaatactttGAAATTTAACATTTGCTAATTGCTATTTACCTAAGAAAGATTACCATTGATTTTGTGACAAATCCTTTTTAATTAGATATTGCACTTTTTTATAGAACACTCAAACAACATATATCGAACTATCTTAATTGGACTGCTAACCGATCTATACACCCTAATACAGAAAaccaaaaaccaacaaaaaaatatttctattgcAAAAACAGGTTGTTAGTTTCATATATAAtagtaattgtaaaataattgtaAATGTGTAAGTCATAGCATTTTCAAATACACTGGCTTTGACAAAAGCTACTTTGTTTGAATAGAATTCGAAACGGCAACCAATCTTTCCGTATTTCTTATTTTGATTTGATAGTAGATGCACGTTTTTGGATTATAGGTAGAAAATGATTTGTACCCTTTTCCTTATGCGTAGAAtaaaaaacatattacaaaacaaattaaaaataaaacacctaCTTTCAATACAAATCTGATATATAATCGAGAAATCACATAGTAGTAGTTACCAACATGAACAACGAATGATCCgcatataaatatattgtttaactaGTTCTGAGTTTGCCGCAATCTAGCAAGTTGtggatatttgttttataaattattgtaaCCTCAATCCATAGTGTACGTATGTTGGTTAATTGCTGTTTGCTAAGATACCACTTTTTTGCACGAACGTTGGTCTtgatgttttaagaaaaaaatcataaatgatcTAGGTCAGGGTTTATGCCACATATTTTAGCTAGATGCAAgcaaataattttacaattatgtTAAAATGCTGACTTAGTTCAGTTTATAACCAATACTAGATCTTATCTCAATCCGTCACATAAATTGACACGTTACCATTTACATATATAGTGGAGACTTACGTTCGCTGATTAAGCTTGATTCGTAttcaattatctataaatatgtcTGATAGTGTCGCAAATGAACCAAATACAAATCATGCAaatattttgaaggaaaaaagTTTGTTTGACCATGGCCAAATGGAAGGACCGGATGGAACGCACCTACCTAGCATATTGATTCGACTTCGTACAGATACGATATACAGAAACAAATTGTACCAGACATTGGCTTTGTCCTGGTTAAGTACATGTTTGGTGAGTAGTAAGCTATAACATACACATAGATAGAAGACTTACATGATGTGCATTTCATGTGATTCACTACTATATGAAATGAAGATGAAATATATCTCTAATGCAAAAgctatcaaacaaactttaaatgAAGCGGCGTTTGCAAATATAGGTTATACGACCCTCAACAACACGCAACATGAAAACCGCTAATCAGCTACAAAAATCTTCGAAATGGCTAATGTATAATTATTTAATCATGAAAAACTTATTTCGCGATTAATTCACAACGAAATAAAAGAACAGAGTGTATGTTATACAGAAATACATAACACATACTTATTACAGGTTTCTGATTTTGGACAGGTTCAAAAACAATAATCATAATATTTCGGGGTACTTAAGTACGTACATGTTAGCAGGCGCTCAACTCTCTTTTAACTAGAACAGTGATGTAAAGcacaatataataattaaaatccACTTAAACAATCTGTTGGAaaagattttacttttcacacCCAAAATAACCCCCAACAACTATCCAAAAGACGtaggacaaaaactcccaaataAAGAGTTATCGTACTTTCGAAGCTAGGTTAGAGCCAATAACAACTGGGAAAAAGTCATGTATGTAAGACTACCATTTCAATCGATAAAACAAACATGTCAAAAACTGAATGTAGGACCGCCATAGCGGTGATGAAACAGTGTTTAGTTTTATCACACATCCATTtcgataaaattttgtaaaccCTTAAGTAAAAAGTCGTATCTAGACAATTAGTTCGAATTTATAGATATGCTGtgtatttgaatgtttttgtaatttaaatgtttgtTAACTATTCAAACTTaagcatttcaaaattttaatgataCATTAGTTTGCCAGGGATGGAATGCAGGCCAACTCGGACCAGCTTTACCAGATTTACAAGTCATAACAAATACAACATTAGATGAGGCTTCATATTACCTTACAGCTTTATCCTTGGGGTTTCTGATTGGAGCTTTAGCAGCAGGATGGATATTTAGAAAAGGACACCAAATGATTACTATGTCAACACTTACTGGTGTATTTGCTATTCTGACAGCAGTAATCCCATGGTGTAAATATTACGTTTTAATGATAATATTGTTTCTTATACGGGGAGGTGCTAGAGGTGTTATTGATACAGGTATGTATGAATTATAAACAATTGAAGATTATTTAGTTATATCGTTTGCAAAATTACCCGTACGCTGCATAGTCTCGTGTTAAGCATAAAGTTTGCAATTtgcggtatatatatatatatctatatatatttatttcaagaaAGAGAACTATATTTAACATGTACATATCAGATTAAGGCAAATatgtatcaaaggtaccaggattataatttagtacgccagacgcgcgtttcgtctccataagactcatcagtgacgctcatattaaaatatttataaagccaaacaagtacaaagttgaagagcattgaggatctaaaatttcaaaaagttgtgacaaatacggctaaggtaatctatgcctgggataagaaaatccttagtttttttgaaaaattcaaagttttgtaaacaggaaatttataaaaatgaccacattattgatattcatgtcaacacttaatcgcttaagtgttgactactgggctgttgataccctcggggacgaaacgtccaccagcagtggcatcgacccagtggtgtaaatagttatcaaaggtaccaggattataattaagtacgccagtcgcgcgtttcgtctacataagactcattagtgacgctcatatcaaaatatttataaagccaaacaggtacaaagttgaagagcattgaggatccaaaattccaaaaagttgtgccaaatacggctaaggtaatctttgcctgggataaggaaatccttagtttttttgaaaaattaaagtttagtaaacaggaaagtgttgactactgggctggtgataccctcgaggacgaaacgtccaccagcagtggcatcgacccagtggtgtaaacaaTTATCAAAGGTAAAGAGCGTGTATTTTATTGTAAACGACATGTTTAACTGTCAGTATGATTATTTATATGATTTGAGTTTATGTCAAATAACTGTGAAGGTTCATTAAGATggtattatacaaaaaaaagataCGCAGTGCTTATCTGAAACATAAAATCATAACGTGGTGTACTTAATATTAAAGGCAGTGAAGATTTCCGCATGTACTGTCCCTAGTAATACTCAATAAACAGCCCTGTGGTGTGgttatattacaatattttaaatcatTAGGAAAACGTGTTTATGctaattgtttgtttgtctttgccGATGTTGACTTATAAATAGTACGGTTATCAGAAGGTTCAGGATTTACCATGCATTGATAATTCTGGAATGTTCCTTGATGACAAATGTTTTGATCTATTAGTCGCTATTAATGGGATAGTATAAAACTCTCTCGATAATAATGATTTTGTGTTTTGATAAGTAAAAAAACATGTAAGAGGTTACATATTGagaacatttataaaattaaagtattttatcCTTTCAGTTGGAgataaaataatgatttaaataGCCAGTAGTGGTGATTATAATATACAgcttttaatacaaaaaaattgttttttctgCGATATAAGTAATTCAGATTTATAAACTGTCGATTTCAAGCAAAGAAAAGAGGTAGATAGAAAAACTTACATATTTTTGTTTCCGTTTCAACTATCATTTTACTCTACATCTTATTATGAGTCAGACTCGcaccatctttttttttaaacctgaactttcaattatttttttcatgtacGACTTGACACAATAGACATActcatattatttaaaaaataactgaCATACTTTTCTGCACTATATTGTAGGCTGCAATATCATGATACTTGAAATATGGGGAAAACATAATGGACCGTATATGCAAGCTGTACATTTTATGTACGCAGTTGGTGGAATAGTGTCACCGTTAGCTACCGCTCCATTTCTCAGCATTCGTGTACATGATGTTAATCACACATCAAAATATACCAATATCAGCAATTATCATAATCTCAGTGAAAACTCCAGTGCATCTTTTAAATCTGGAAAAATTGATTCGCAAGAAACTCATAATTCGTCAGTACATTTTGCATTCGCAATTACTGCTGCGTTTGCTCTTAGCtgtagttttatatttttgtatttccttTGCCGTTCGACAAAACAAACCAACAATAATACCGACCACAGCCCAAATCGTGTAACGAAGAATTTGCCAAGATCTATCCGTTTAATGAGTCTATCATTAATGTGTGCAACCTTctggttttatttgttttttgaaaaagCAATGGTTTTCTTTTTACCAACATTTACTCTTGTGCATATGGAATGGACACAGTTACAAGGTTCATATGCAGCTACAACTTACTGGGCCGCCTTTGCAATAGGTAGATTATCGGGAATCATCATAACCCACCGATTTAAGACGGATAAAGTTCTTGCTACGTACATATCTGTTTTGACACTTTCTTCGTTCGGACTAATGATTACCACTTTATATCAGAAAGACATCGGAGTGTGGATTTTTGTACCAATGTCTGGATTTTGTCAGTCAATTTTGTTCCCCTTGTTATTATCCTGGATAGAGGAAGACTTTTTTAAAGTGACCGGAAAGATAGTTTCAGTGATTATGTTTTTGGGATCAATTGGTACCATGGTAACACCAATCATACTTGGGTATTTGATTGACATTTTCACGCCTATGTGGTTTCCGTATGCAGAGGTTATAGCCAGTGTGTGCAtgttaattctttattttgttttgttgttgatacgtagtaaaattgtatttaatcaTCAAGAAAATCAAACATGCATTCctgaccaaataaacaaataaagaataatcAAGTATATTTATGTTTATCTTGATTTACTTTTACATCAGTTATTGTCAAAAACGGGCATCTGACATGACTGAACAATATACTTCTAGGCCAAATAAATCGCTTGTAGTCAAAAAGAACTGTTCTTTAAATTTGGTATTTTGTTGATGTGGAGTATTTAATATAGCACTTTTAACAGTCAGAATGATGCCTCAACAGTTCTTAATTGTTTGACTACATGTATGAACTTGCAGTAATGCATTTACAGCAGTGTGTAAGTGTGAAAATGACCCGAAAAATTAGATTTGACAGCATTCTAATAtctgtttgtttgaaaataaatgattcaGATCCTGTGCATTTGCTTCAATGTTTGTGTACATCAATTGTGTATTACCAGTTGATACACAATTACCTATAAACGGCCGATGTATAGATATAGAAGACGCATCCCGTTTATAGATGGGTTGTTGAACTTTTAACGAACATGTTAGTTTTCAATAAtccacaatatataaaaaagaagatgttgtatgattgccaatgaaacaactgtccacacgagaccaaaatgacacagacattaacaactgtaggtcaccgtacggccttcaacaatgagcaaagtccatatcgcatagtcagctataaaaggccccgataagacaatgtaaaacaattcaaacgagaaaactaacggcctttttcatgtaaaaatatgaacgaaaacaaaaatatgtaacacataaacaaacgacaaccactgaattacaggctcctgacttgggacaggcacatacataaataatgaggcggggttaaacatgtttgcgggattgcaacccccccccccctacctAGGACAGTAATATAGCAGTACAACACAAAACTTGGCACATGTAGtcacaaaattaaatgaatccgCAGAAGTTtactaaagttttttttcaaatacatcaTGCATTCTTACGATATACCCATGTAAACCTTATAAtgttgtataatataaaaaaaaacaatcatactTGGGTATTTGATTGACCTTTTCATGCATATATGGTTTTCTTTTTGCAGAGGTTATTGACAGTGTATGTATGGTAATTATTTACCTTGTTCTGTAGTTGATACGTACTAAGATTGTAGTTGATCACCAAGAACATCAAACATGTATTCCTATCCAAGTTTCAAATAAAAAGGAATCAAAAAGAATAGTTATCTTAATTTTAGTCGTAAATGGTCATCTGAAATTTCTGGACAACAACTTACTGTAGATTTAGAAATTATCGCAATGAATTTATCAATTCGAAAAAAAAGAATGCGACAGGGTTTTAATCGCAATAACTCACATTGTAAATGAATATGGCAGAAATTTATATTGCATTTTAGTTTAAACACATCAATAATTGATACACGCAATATTTTCTGATTTTACGGTATTAATTTGAACAAATTGCTTGTATTCAAATAAGTGCTGCATGTTCTTTAAAGTCATACAATTCAGTATTTTAGAGGGTAAAAAAAAGGTACacaaaatccttttttaaaattgtacagGACACGTTAT
Above is a window of Mytilus galloprovincialis chromosome 7, xbMytGall1.hap1.1, whole genome shotgun sequence DNA encoding:
- the LOC143081868 gene encoding sodium-dependent glucose transporter 1B-like; translated protein: MSDSVANEPNTNHANILKEKSLFDHGQMEGPDGTHLPSILIRLRTDTIYRNKLYQTLALSWLSTCLGWNAGQLGPALPDLQVITNTTLDEASYYLTALSLGFLIGALAAGWIFRKGHQMITMSTLTGVFAILTAVIPWCKYYVLMIILFLIRGGARGVIDTGCNIMILEIWGKHNGPYMQAVHFMYAVGGIVSPLATAPFLSIRVHDVNHTSKYTNISNYHNLSENSSASFKSGKIDSQETHNSSVHFAFAITAAFALSCSFIFLYFLCRSTKQTNNNTDHSPNRVTKNLPRSIRLMSLSLMCATFWFYLFFEKAMVFFLPTFTLVHMEWTQLQGSYAATTYWAAFAIGRLSGIIITHRFKTDKVLATYISVLTLSSFGLMITTLYQKDIGVWIFVPMSGFCQSILFPLLLSWIEEDFFKVTGKIVSVIMFLGSIGTMVTPIILGYLIDIFTPMWFPYAEVIASVCMLILYFVLLLIRSKIVFNHQENQTCIPDQINK